The region GTTAAGAAGGGAACTTACTATATTAAGGTAAGATCAAGTCTTGGTATCTATTCTATCTCTTATTCCTTCCAAAAAGTAAAAGATAATGGAGCTGCAAAAAAAGCGGATGCGACTACGTTAAGCGTAGGTGGTAAAGCGATGAGCGGAGTTATTTTAGCAGATAGCAAGGACACTACAGCAGAGTGGTTTAAGTTTACATTGAAAGAAAGTACCAAGATTGAAATAAAGTATAGCGGAAATACAAATAGTAACATGCGATTTGAAATTGAAAGCGATTCCGTTAAATTTATACTTGGCTCTTTCAATATAACAAATGCTAAGAAAGAAGATTCAGCAAAGTTTACAAAGGCATTACCGAAAGGAACCTACTATATAAAAGTTTATAAAGGAACATCCGGTACATCTGGTAATTATAATGTTCAAGTTGTAAAAGAAAAGTAATATATTGAAATAGAAAATGCTCCTTTGGGGGCATTTTCTATTTTAGGACAAGGAGAAGTTCGCGAAGTGCTTTTTCTTGTTTAAATAAACAATTAATCATTGCTAAGGATGGAGGTTAACCATGGAAAAAACGTATTCGAAATTTCGTTTTAGTCAAGAAGAGAAAAGCATGATGCAAGATGCAATTATTCAGTATTTTGAAGAGGAGCGTGATGAAAAGTTAGGTATCATAGGTTCAGAGAATTTATTGGATTTCGTTCTTGAATTGATTGGTGATAAAATATACAACACAGCTCTTGATGACGCTAAGAAATTCTATAAACGGTCACTGGAAGATTTGGAAAGTGATTATTATGGTTTGTATAAAGATTGAATTAATACGGAAGAGCATGTTCTATTGGTATTATAAAGAAAAAAGTTGAAATGATGGTATTCATTATTAAAAAGCAAAATAAAAAGAAAAAATGCCAGTCAAAAAATCTTTTAAGATTTTTGAAGGCATTTTTTTATTGCTTCAAAGCTTGTCTTGCTAATCACATGCTCCATCTTACAGGCATCTTCGACAGCTGTTTCATTATCAACTCCAAGGCTAACAAGCCAGGAAGTCAGAAGATTATGGCGTTCATAAATCATCTCTGCAATTTCTTTACCCGAATCAGTGAGATAAATGAAACCAGCATCCGTTACAGTAATATACTCGTTCTCTCTTAAGTGCTTCATAGCAACACTGACACTGGATTTTTTATAATTTAACTCATTAGCAATATCAATAGAACGCACGACCGGTAAGGATTTGCTTAAGATCAATATAGTTTCTAAGTAATTTTCAGCAGATTCATTTATATTCATAAAAACCTCATTTCTATGTGACAATTTGTAAAATTATATCATCTAGTATAACATAATTTAAGCATAATATCAATTTAGGAACTACATTTGGGTTGATATTCACTTGAGACATACCAATAGTCTTTTTAAATCGACTGAGATAGAGTGAAAATAAGTTAATGAGAAATATTCTCAATTAGGTCATTGACACAAAACATTGGTTAGTATATACTAACTGTCAGAAAGAATAAAGAGCTGATAGGAAAGGACGTGAAGGTTATGCCATTATCCATGGCGAAGAAAGGTGAAGTCAGTGTTATACAGAATGTATGCGGTAAAGAAGAAACTAAGAGATTTTTAGAGAGCCTTGGTTTCGTTACTGGTAGTTTTGTAACAATTGTCTCAGAACTTGGAGGCAATATCATCGTTAATATTAAAGAATCAAGAGTTGCGTTAAATAAGGATTTGGCTAGTAAAATTATGATTCAGATTCAGGGATAATCTATTGAATAAAGCAAGAGAAATGGAATCAAGAGAAATGGAATCAAGAGAAAGAAGGGTAGGATATGAAGACACTTAGAGAAATTCCTTGTGGGCAGACAATAACAGTCGTTAAAATCAATGGCAATGGTCCTGTTAAGCGTCGTATAATGGACATGGGGATAACCAAGGGAACAGATATTTATGTAAATAAGGTTGCTCCACTTGGAGATCCACTGGAATTAACCGTAAGGGGATATTCTTTATCTTTACGTAAAGCAGATGCTGAAATGATAGAGGTAGAGTAATTTTTTTGCTCATAGGTTAGATATAACTAACTATAATTAGAGAAACGAAACATTCTGTTTTATTTCCTTAACAAATTACATGATGGGAAGATTGAGACGACATAACAAGGAAATGAAAAATAAAAAGGGAAATAAAAAATAAAAAGGGAAATAAAAAATAAATAGGAATGTAAATAAATAGGGAGGCTTTAAATGTCAATAAAGATAGCACTAACAGGAAATCCGAACTGTGGAAAAACAACTTTATTTAATGCTTTGACTGGATCCAATCAATTTGTTGGAAACTGGCCAGGGGTTACAGTTGAAAAGAAGGAAGGTAAATTAAAAGGATTTACGGATGTAATCCTTACCGATTTACCGGGAATTTACTCACTATCACCTTACACTTTAGAAGAGGTTGTTGCGAGAAATTATTTGATGGGAGAAAAGCCAGATGCCATTATTAATATTATTGATGGTACAAATTTAGAGCGTAACCTATACTTAACTACTCAACTTTTAGAATTATCGATTCCTGTTATTATGGCAATCAACATGATGGATGTGGTTGAAAAGAGCGGGGATAAGATACATATTGATAAGCTGAAAGAAAAATTAGGCTGCGATATTGTTGAAATATCAGCATTAAGAGGAAAAGGTATTTCTGACTTAGCAAAAAAAGCGGTAGATTTAGCACAGAGTAAGCAATTGATCGAAAAATCACCTCGCTTTTCAGCAGAGGTGGAAGAAGCAATCGAGAGTATTGAAGAAAGATTACCTGTCGAGGTTCCAATCGAGCAAAAGCGCTTTGTTGCGATTAAATTATTGGAAAAGGATGATAAGATTGAAAATCAATTTGAGAACTTACCAGTTGTAAAATCTGAAATTTCCCGGCTTGAAGAATTATATGATGAGGATACCGAGAGCATTATTACGAATGAACGTTATGTGTTCCTTACCAAGATTACGAAGAAATGTTACCAAAAGCAGCTGAAAGAAAAATTAACTACTTCGGATAAGATTGACCGTATTGTGACCAATCGTATCTTAGCACTTCCGATTTTTGCAGTAGTGATGTTTTTAGTATATTACGTGTCTGTCACAACCATAGGTGGTATGGTGACAGATTTAGTGAATGATGGAATATTTGGAGAGGGATTCTCTTTCTTCGGATCATTTGTGCCTGGAATTCCAGTACTAGTTGAGCAGGGATTAACTGCAATTGGATGTGCAGACTGGCTACAAGGCTTAATTCTTGATGGTATGATCGGTGGTGTAGGAGCCGTACTTGGCTTTGTACCTCAGATGCTATTGCTATTTCTATTCCTTGCATTCCTCGAGAGCTGTGGTTATATGGCTCGAGTTGCTTTCCTTATGGACCGTATCTTCCGTAAATTCGGTTTATCCGGTAAATCCTTTATTCCTATGCTAATTGGTAGTGGATGTGGAGTTCCTGGGATTATGGCCTCCCGTACAATTGAAAGCGACAGAGATCGTAAGATGACAATTATTACAACCACATTTATCCCTTGTAGTGCAAAGTTACCAATCATAGCTTTGATTGCAGGTGCATTATTTGATGGAGCCTGGTGGGTAGCTCCAAGTGCTTATTTTATTGGTATCGCGGCGATTGTTACATCAGGTATCATATTAAAGAAGACGAAATTGTTTGCTGGGGATCCTTCACCGTTTGTTATGGAAATGCCTCCATATCATATGCCGACAGTAGGAAATATTCTTCGTAGTATGTGGGAGAGAGGATCTTCCTTTATCAAAAAAGCAGGTACTATTATTTTGCTTTCTACTACTGTAATTTGGTTTGCTCAGAGCTTCGGATTTACAGACGGAGTGTTTGGAATGGTTGAGGATATGAATGATAGTGTCTTGGCTGCATTTGGGAAAATTATAGCTCCAATTTTTGCTCCGCTTGGATTTGGTGAGTGGAAATCGACGGTTGCTACAATTACTGGACTTATTGCGAAGGAAAATGTTGTTGGTACGTTTGGTGTGTTGTACGGCTTTGGAGAAGTTGCGGAAGATGGCGTTGAGATTTGGGGAACACTTGCAAGCAGTATGACAACAATTTCTGCATACACTTTTCTAGTATTTAATCTTCTATGTGCACCTTGTTTTGCAGCGATGGGAGCAATAAAAAGAGAGATGAATAATGCAAGATGGTTCTGGATTGCGGTTCTTTATCAGACTGGATTTGCTTATATCGTAGCATTTGTTATCTACCAATTTGGATCATGGATTAGCTTGGGTACTTTTGGTCTATTTACTGTAATTGCAGTTCTTATATCAGCAATTTTTATATACTTATTGGTTCGACCAAGTAAAAGAGTTTTAGTAAAATAAAGATATTTGATGTTTAAATAGTATGAACTGAATGTAGAGAATACGTTCATATTTGCACATAAAGTTCTACTATTTTAGTAAGGTGTTGGTGCACCGGAATGGAGGTTCTTATGGGAACATTTCTTGTCTTACTAGTAGTTGTTGCGGTTATTGCAATTGTATGTCGAAGCATATACAACGATAGAAAAAAGGGAAAGATAGGCTCCTGTGGTTGCGACTGCTCTAAGTGTGGTGGTAGTTGCCATTAAGAGAGATAGCAGGTAAGTGATAGGAGTTTATTGTGACTGAGAACTTAGAAGAACATATACTGAAAAAACTTAAGGATAGCGGATACAGGATTACTAAAACAAGAATCAAGCTACTTCATATTGTTCTTAATGAAGAGTGTACGAGTTGTAAAGAGCTATATATTAAAGCAAGGCAAGGTAATCTTGAGATTGGTTTAGCAACAATTTATCGATTTGTAAACACATTAGAAGATATAGGGGTTCTTAAACGCAAGAATATGCAAACTATGCTACCTGATAACATAAGTACACCTATCTTTGAGGTTCAAAAAGAATTAAATCAAACAAATAAAGAAAATCATCAGGTTATATTAATAGCAGATAACAGTGAATATTCAATAATATTAGAGGATCATACTACCCACCTACTTTCTGAATCTGAATGGAAGAAGGTATTGGAAACTGGACTTAGTGCCTGTGGGTTCTCAATGCATAAAAATATAGCTACTGTAATAATGAGAAAAGGAGGCAACGTATGAGTGTTGTAATTATAGGTGGTCATGACCGTATGGTTTGTCAGTATAAAAAGATATGTCAATCATATCAATGCAAGGCAAAGGTATTCACCCAGATGCCAAATAAATTAAGGGACCAGATAGGTTCTCCTGATCTCATTGTGTTATTTACCAATACGGTATCTCATAAGATGATTCGTTGTGCACTCGCAGAGGCAGAAAAGAATCAAGTTGACGTGATACGTTCACATACCAGTAGTGGAAACGCATTGATTGGCATATTAGAGCAGAAGATGATAGCATTATAAAGCAGGTTTAAATTAAAAATATTAATAACACAAAAGTCGGGTTAAAAGAATATGATATCCTCCTTGCATGAAACAGTTTTTATTATTTAAACTGTCTTATAAAAGGGAGCTTATCAAACTATATCCCGACTTCTCTTTAATACATGCCAAGAAGAATTAGTAAATCGTATTTTTGTTTCCTTATCGATAATAACCACAATCCTTACAGTTTCGAATTGAGTTCATGTTTCTAGTCGCACATTTAGGACAAATCCAAAAATCTACTTTTTTTATCTCTGTTTCTAGTTCTTTTGACTCGTTTTCTGCATTAAGAGCATTCACTTTTTTTGTTTTTTTAAATAATCCCATGACATTACCTCCCACAATAGGAAAATTTATGTTACTATTATTCCTATATAGTATATTTTGGTACAAGTAATTGTATGACTAATGGTCATACTTTACCTGCGTCCTAACATGAATACCTTACCAAGGAGGAAAGAAGCATATATTATAAAACTATGTCGATTTAAAATTTTCATGTTACAGAAACGTTATGAAGCTGCCATATTTTTAACAAAGATTGAACCTAGACTTAAGAAGAATAAGACGAGCAATATGTTGTTTGCTCGTAATTAGGAAGGAAGTAAGTATCAAATGAGCAAGAAATGTACCAGAGAGGTTATTACTAAGAGAGAAAATAAGCAATACACCAGCATAAAATTCATCAAAGGGCTAAGTTTCTTATTAGTTGTAGCGATTCTTGGGAGCAATATAGCTCCAAGTATAGTAATAGCTAAGACTACGGAAGACACTACATTTGAATTTCAAGAAGAGAGCATGCCAGACGATATCAATACGCAAGGCGATCTTAATATAGATGCTGATACGTTAAAAAAGTTCGGTGAGAAAATAGACTATTTAAAAATGTCAAAGAAAGCAACAATCTCAACAGAGAATAAGGCAATGTTAGTTGATATGACGGCGAGTGAATTATTAGGAGGGTCCTTTTTATCCAGTCGTTCCAATTTTAGTGGGTTTAATGACTTGATGTTTATCTTGACTACATTAAGGGAAGCTCCTCTAACAGATATTGTAACGGTAAGTAAGCGAGCTGCTTCATTAAAGGGAGAAAATATATTCGGATTCAAAGAAGGAGATAAGATTTCTCTCAATGATTTACTTCTATGTTTTTATTTCACGGGAAGTGAAGATGCTAGGTTAGCTATCGTTGATCATATTGCTGGTAATGATACCACATTTATTGCTATGATGAATTCTGTTGCTCGAAATATCGGATTAATTAACACGAATTACTCTAACATAAATGGCGATTATAATAAAAGTCAGAGAACAATGTTATATGATATCTATTCCATTGTTTACGAATTATTCAATGAAGATTTTATGAAAGAGGTTTTAACAGAAAATAAGCTTTTTATTACATATGAAAATAGTAATGGTAATACAGTAAAAAAAGCTTGCGTTAATCAGAGTATGATAGATGCTAATAGTGTTGCAGTACCTGAGAACATGAAAATAGTTATAGCATTTACAAGAAACTGCAAAATACTAGGTAATGGGCAAATCGTATTAGTGGAAGGAGAAGATGGCCATTTTTATCTCTCTATCTTAATGGAGGTAGATAAGAGAAGGGATATCGGAAAGGAATCGGGTAGAATATTAGAGATAGTTAATGGTAAAGAGTATTTTGATGAAAAAATACCAACGCCTACGCCGACACCAACGAAGAAACCGGAACCAACACCAAAGCCAACAGTTACCCCGAAGCCAACACCAAAACCAACAGCGATTCCGACTCCTACACCAATTGCATATAAAGCTAAAATTCCTACCCAAAGCAACAATGCACGTTATCAGTTCCTTATGAATACAAATTATAAAGCGTATACTATTTATGATGCGCCTGTAGGATTTCGGTCTGCAACGGAAGCAGCCAAGAACATGAAGGTAATAACGGTTCCGGTCTGGAAGATGGATGTGGCAGGAAAGAAGTATCCCTCAACAATGAAACTATCAATCCATAAGAAACTTGCGGATGGAGTTTCTAGCATCTTTAAAGAAATTTATGATTTACCAATGAAATTTCCGGTTAAGACAATGCTGGGATTTAGTTATCGTAAGGTTGGAGGGGTAGGACTTAGTCAATCTACTTTACTATCCATCCATTCGTTTGGCGCTGCAATTGATATAAATCCAGGAGATTATGACAATGACTATTTCCTTGGAAAAGGAAATGACTTAAGAAACAGATCAAATCCATATTGCATTCCAGACGAAGTGATTGAGATATTTGCAAGCTACGGTTGGTTCTGGGGTGGTGATTTTGAAATTAGTGCAGATACCATGCATTTTCAATATCTAGGATTAGAATTCTTGTCGTATCAGGGAAAGAACCCATTTCGAGAATTAAAATATAAAGATGGAACTGTTATGAGTGGTATTGATGTTAAGAACTTACAGCAACGTTTAAATCGTCTTGGATATAAGGTGACTGTCGACGGCACCTATGGAAAGAATACAGAAACAGTTATAAAGAAGTTTCAAAAGGATAATAAATTAAAAGAAACAGGAGTAGTAAATTATTCTACTTGGGAAAAATTAATCAATTTAACACATTATATGGGATATGTATTTTAACCTTATCATATCTGCTTTAACAAGTTTTTTTATGTGTTTCATGCCAGGCATGGCTATTAGTCGTGCCTGGCTTTTTTTATATAAAGTAAGAATACTATTATTTATAATCCTAACATATATTGTGTAAAGAATGAGTGTCCCAATAAAAAACGTGACTTTTCAGGAGGTATATTTGACACAATAGTAACTATTTTATTTTTATCATCTAAAGGAGATATAGAAAGTGAATACGAGGCTTAAGGAAGTTATTTTAGCACCTATGAACTTATTATATAGAATTAAACCTGAATTATGTTTAAAGATTTTATATCGCTTGAAGACTGGTAGAAAGTTAAATTTAAATAACCCAAGAGTATATTCTGAAAAAGTACAGTGGCTTAAACTAAATTATAAAAATAAACTTTTACCGATATGTGCAGATAAATATACAGTAAGACAATATGTAAAAAAATGTGGCCTCGAAAGTATACTTGTAAAATTATTATGGGAAGGGTATAACCCGAATGATATACCATTTGATGACCTACCACAGAAATTTGTAATTAAAGTAACCCATGGATGTGGGTGGAATATTATTTGTAAAAATAAAAATCAATTGAATGTTCCAAAAACAATTAAAAAATTAATACGGTGGCTAAAAACAAAGTATCTTCCTTGCTATGGTGAATGGTTTTATGGAGTTATAAAACCAAGAATTATTATAGAAGAATATCTCGATAACGGAACTGGGAAAGTGCCTATCGATTATAAGATATTTTGTTTTCATGGAGAACCCAAATATATTGCAGCACATGTTGATAGATTCATTAATCATAGAAGAAAAATGTATGATATAGAATGGAATCCATTTCCCATTACTGCCAGATATGTTGATCCTAATGTACATGTAGAAAAACCAAAGGAACTAGATAAACTTTTAGGGTATGCCAGAATACTATCAAAAGAATTTATACATGTGAGAGTAGATTTCTATATAGTGAAATCTAAAATATATTTCGGTGAATTAACTTTCGCTGATGAGGCTGGGTTTGGGACCATTTCTCCCAAAGAAATGGAGAAAAAGATAAGCAGCTGGATTAAACTGCCTTTACATCAAGAAGGGTATTCTTAGAATAATGATGGAAAGTTTAAATAATAAAAGACATTTTATATTAGCATAAGGAGATATATAACATGAATAAGAGTGTAAAGAAATTTATTTTAGCACCAATGAACTTATTATATAAAATTAACCCGGAATTAGATCTTAAAATCTTATATCGATTGAGAATCCATAGAAAGTTAAATTTAGAAAACCCAAAGACG is a window of Lachnoclostridium phytofermentans ISDg DNA encoding:
- a CDS encoding DUF2164 domain-containing protein codes for the protein MEKTYSKFRFSQEEKSMMQDAIIQYFEEERDEKLGIIGSENLLDFVLELIGDKIYNTALDDAKKFYKRSLEDLESDYYGLYKD
- a CDS encoding metal-dependent transcriptional regulator, translated to MNINESAENYLETILILSKSLPVVRSIDIANELNYKKSSVSVAMKHLRENEYITVTDAGFIYLTDSGKEIAEMIYERHNLLTSWLVSLGVDNETAVEDACKMEHVISKTSFEAIKKCLQKS
- a CDS encoding FeoA family protein, which translates into the protein MPLSMAKKGEVSVIQNVCGKEETKRFLESLGFVTGSFVTIVSELGGNIIVNIKESRVALNKDLASKIMIQIQG
- a CDS encoding FeoA family protein — its product is MKTLREIPCGQTITVVKINGNGPVKRRIMDMGITKGTDIYVNKVAPLGDPLELTVRGYSLSLRKADAEMIEVE
- the feoB gene encoding ferrous iron transport protein B yields the protein MSIKIALTGNPNCGKTTLFNALTGSNQFVGNWPGVTVEKKEGKLKGFTDVILTDLPGIYSLSPYTLEEVVARNYLMGEKPDAIINIIDGTNLERNLYLTTQLLELSIPVIMAINMMDVVEKSGDKIHIDKLKEKLGCDIVEISALRGKGISDLAKKAVDLAQSKQLIEKSPRFSAEVEEAIESIEERLPVEVPIEQKRFVAIKLLEKDDKIENQFENLPVVKSEISRLEELYDEDTESIITNERYVFLTKITKKCYQKQLKEKLTTSDKIDRIVTNRILALPIFAVVMFLVYYVSVTTIGGMVTDLVNDGIFGEGFSFFGSFVPGIPVLVEQGLTAIGCADWLQGLILDGMIGGVGAVLGFVPQMLLLFLFLAFLESCGYMARVAFLMDRIFRKFGLSGKSFIPMLIGSGCGVPGIMASRTIESDRDRKMTIITTTFIPCSAKLPIIALIAGALFDGAWWVAPSAYFIGIAAIVTSGIILKKTKLFAGDPSPFVMEMPPYHMPTVGNILRSMWERGSSFIKKAGTIILLSTTVIWFAQSFGFTDGVFGMVEDMNDSVLAAFGKIIAPIFAPLGFGEWKSTVATITGLIAKENVVGTFGVLYGFGEVAEDGVEIWGTLASSMTTISAYTFLVFNLLCAPCFAAMGAIKREMNNARWFWIAVLYQTGFAYIVAFVIYQFGSWISLGTFGLFTVIAVLISAIFIYLLVRPSKRVLVK
- a CDS encoding FeoB-associated Cys-rich membrane protein; the protein is MGTFLVLLVVVAVIAIVCRSIYNDRKKGKIGSCGCDCSKCGGSCH
- a CDS encoding transcriptional repressor, which encodes MTENLEEHILKKLKDSGYRITKTRIKLLHIVLNEECTSCKELYIKARQGNLEIGLATIYRFVNTLEDIGVLKRKNMQTMLPDNISTPIFEVQKELNQTNKENHQVILIADNSEYSIILEDHTTHLLSESEWKKVLETGLSACGFSMHKNIATVIMRKGGNV
- a CDS encoding DUF2325 domain-containing protein, whose protein sequence is MSVVIIGGHDRMVCQYKKICQSYQCKAKVFTQMPNKLRDQIGSPDLIVLFTNTVSHKMIRCALAEAEKNQVDVIRSHTSSGNALIGILEQKMIAL
- a CDS encoding peptidoglycan-binding protein, coding for MSKKCTREVITKRENKQYTSIKFIKGLSFLLVVAILGSNIAPSIVIAKTTEDTTFEFQEESMPDDINTQGDLNIDADTLKKFGEKIDYLKMSKKATISTENKAMLVDMTASELLGGSFLSSRSNFSGFNDLMFILTTLREAPLTDIVTVSKRAASLKGENIFGFKEGDKISLNDLLLCFYFTGSEDARLAIVDHIAGNDTTFIAMMNSVARNIGLINTNYSNINGDYNKSQRTMLYDIYSIVYELFNEDFMKEVLTENKLFITYENSNGNTVKKACVNQSMIDANSVAVPENMKIVIAFTRNCKILGNGQIVLVEGEDGHFYLSILMEVDKRRDIGKESGRILEIVNGKEYFDEKIPTPTPTPTKKPEPTPKPTVTPKPTPKPTAIPTPTPIAYKAKIPTQSNNARYQFLMNTNYKAYTIYDAPVGFRSATEAAKNMKVITVPVWKMDVAGKKYPSTMKLSIHKKLADGVSSIFKEIYDLPMKFPVKTMLGFSYRKVGGVGLSQSTLLSIHSFGAAIDINPGDYDNDYFLGKGNDLRNRSNPYCIPDEVIEIFASYGWFWGGDFEISADTMHFQYLGLEFLSYQGKNPFRELKYKDGTVMSGIDVKNLQQRLNRLGYKVTVDGTYGKNTETVIKKFQKDNKLKETGVVNYSTWEKLINLTHYMGYVF
- a CDS encoding ATP-grasp fold amidoligase family protein, whose amino-acid sequence is MNTRLKEVILAPMNLLYRIKPELCLKILYRLKTGRKLNLNNPRVYSEKVQWLKLNYKNKLLPICADKYTVRQYVKKCGLESILVKLLWEGYNPNDIPFDDLPQKFVIKVTHGCGWNIICKNKNQLNVPKTIKKLIRWLKTKYLPCYGEWFYGVIKPRIIIEEYLDNGTGKVPIDYKIFCFHGEPKYIAAHVDRFINHRRKMYDIEWNPFPITARYVDPNVHVEKPKELDKLLGYARILSKEFIHVRVDFYIVKSKIYFGELTFADEAGFGTISPKEMEKKISSWIKLPLHQEGYS